The Burkholderia ubonensis genome has a window encoding:
- the choX gene encoding choline ABC transporter substrate-binding protein, whose translation MKRQCSAAIRIGAAFAAAACLIGAQAAHAAEPQACRDVRMAGPGWTDIDATNAMAGVVLKALGYRQDVSNLSVPITYQGLKKGQVDVFLGNWMPAQGPLVKPFVDARAIDVLHANLSGAKFTLAVPDYVAAAGVRTFADLERYASRFDGKIYGIEPGAPANQNIRRMLADHALGPANWALVESSETGMLTQVERAVRDRRWIVFLAWEPHLMNTKFHLTYLAGGDAYFGPNYGGATVNTVARAGFADQCANLARLFRQMTFTVDIENRMIADMLDHKTPPAVAAQHVLKADPPLVERWLDGVTTAAGAPGLPAVRAALDGR comes from the coding sequence ATGAAACGGCAATGCAGTGCAGCAATCCGGATCGGCGCGGCGTTCGCCGCGGCCGCCTGCCTGATCGGCGCACAGGCCGCGCACGCGGCCGAACCGCAGGCCTGCCGCGACGTACGGATGGCCGGGCCCGGCTGGACCGACATCGACGCGACGAACGCGATGGCCGGCGTCGTGCTGAAGGCGCTCGGCTATCGGCAGGACGTGTCGAACCTGTCGGTGCCGATCACCTATCAGGGGTTGAAGAAAGGGCAGGTCGACGTGTTCCTCGGCAACTGGATGCCCGCGCAGGGGCCGCTCGTGAAGCCGTTCGTCGACGCGCGCGCGATCGACGTGCTGCACGCGAACCTGAGCGGCGCGAAGTTCACGCTCGCGGTGCCCGACTACGTCGCCGCCGCGGGCGTGCGCACGTTCGCCGATCTCGAACGATACGCAAGCCGCTTCGACGGGAAGATCTACGGGATCGAGCCCGGCGCGCCGGCCAACCAGAACATCCGGCGGATGCTGGCCGACCACGCGCTCGGCCCGGCGAACTGGGCGCTCGTCGAATCGAGCGAGACCGGCATGCTGACGCAGGTCGAGCGCGCGGTGCGCGACCGGCGCTGGATCGTGTTTCTGGCGTGGGAGCCGCACCTGATGAACACGAAGTTCCACCTGACCTATCTCGCGGGCGGCGACGCGTACTTCGGCCCGAACTACGGCGGCGCGACGGTCAACACGGTCGCCCGCGCAGGGTTCGCCGACCAGTGCGCGAACCTCGCGCGCCTGTTCCGGCAGATGACGTTCACGGTCGACATCGAGAACCGGATGATCGCCGACATGCTCGACCACAAGACGCCCCCCGCCGTCGCGGCGCAGCACGTGCTGAAAGCGGACCCGCCGCTGGTCGAGCGCTGGCTGGACGGCGTGACGACGGCCGCGGGCGCCCCCGGGCTGCCGGCCGTGCGCGCGGCGCTGGACGGCCGCTGA
- a CDS encoding APC family permease produces MSQAGLRANGTSDVEATISHDSTGHTLHRGLTWKDAFWVTSGVPAGVLFTIGGVCATIGQPAWAIWIAAITMGLIQSATYAEISGLFPHKSGGASVYGAIGWVRYSKLIAPVSVWCNWLAWSPMLALGCGLAASYALTSLFPADAAVLHWQLKIADLSFIKPGLSLRINATFIIATILLLVTFKLQHSGASKAARTQRILGIASLTPLLIVGIVPFVTGDVPMSNLLPLLPLGHDAQGNLTTATFGSWNGQGVVMALGAMFMAGWASYGFETAVCYTREFRDPRRDTAKAIFWSGALCLVVMTLVPMAFQGALGTQAMLDPAIGDGTGVGAAMAKIVGGGAWVANAVVVMLMLSILLIVMTSMMGSSRTLYQASVDGWLPKYLSHVNEHGSPTRAMWTDLGFNLVLLMMSDYMTVLSISNVCYMLFVFLNLQSGWIHRMDRGGWERPFRCPTWLLVAGSLCGYANLVYVGAGANLQGEGTLRNGLIAMLLIVPVFLYRHYWQDRGRFPAQMQRDMELEVPKRAMWLSLMPYAALVGAALTIGVSYYFAWVK; encoded by the coding sequence ATGAGTCAGGCAGGACTGCGTGCGAATGGCACCAGTGATGTTGAGGCAACCATCTCACATGATTCGACGGGCCACACGCTGCATCGTGGCCTGACTTGGAAGGATGCATTCTGGGTAACGAGCGGCGTGCCGGCAGGCGTGCTGTTCACGATCGGCGGCGTGTGCGCGACGATCGGCCAGCCCGCGTGGGCGATCTGGATCGCCGCGATCACGATGGGGCTGATCCAGAGCGCGACTTATGCGGAAATTTCCGGGCTATTTCCCCATAAATCGGGCGGTGCGTCGGTGTATGGCGCGATCGGCTGGGTGCGTTACAGCAAACTGATTGCCCCGGTATCCGTGTGGTGCAACTGGCTCGCGTGGTCGCCGATGCTCGCACTCGGATGCGGTCTCGCGGCGAGCTACGCGCTGACGAGCCTCTTTCCCGCCGATGCGGCGGTGCTGCACTGGCAGCTCAAGATCGCAGACCTGAGCTTCATCAAGCCGGGCCTTTCCCTGCGGATCAACGCGACGTTCATCATCGCGACGATCCTGCTCCTCGTCACGTTCAAGCTTCAGCACAGCGGTGCGTCGAAGGCCGCGCGCACGCAGCGCATTCTCGGCATCGCGTCGCTCACGCCGCTGCTGATCGTCGGCATCGTGCCGTTCGTGACCGGCGACGTGCCGATGTCGAACCTGTTGCCGCTGCTGCCGCTCGGCCACGACGCGCAGGGCAACCTGACCACCGCGACCTTCGGCTCGTGGAACGGCCAGGGCGTCGTGATGGCGCTCGGCGCGATGTTCATGGCGGGCTGGGCATCGTACGGCTTCGAGACGGCCGTCTGCTATACGCGCGAATTCCGTGATCCGCGCCGCGACACCGCGAAGGCGATCTTCTGGTCGGGCGCGCTGTGCCTCGTCGTGATGACGCTCGTGCCGATGGCGTTCCAGGGCGCGCTCGGCACGCAGGCGATGCTCGATCCGGCGATCGGCGACGGCACCGGCGTCGGCGCGGCGATGGCGAAGATCGTCGGCGGCGGCGCATGGGTCGCGAACGCGGTCGTCGTGATGCTGATGCTGTCGATCCTGCTGATCGTGATGACGTCGATGATGGGCTCGTCGCGCACGCTGTACCAGGCGTCGGTCGACGGCTGGCTGCCGAAGTACCTGTCGCACGTAAACGAGCACGGCTCGCCGACGCGCGCGATGTGGACCGATCTCGGCTTCAACCTCGTGTTGCTGATGATGTCGGACTACATGACGGTGCTGTCGATCTCGAACGTCTGCTACATGCTGTTCGTATTCCTGAACCTTCAGTCCGGCTGGATCCACCGGATGGATCGCGGCGGCTGGGAGCGTCCGTTCCGCTGCCCGACGTGGCTGCTCGTCGCGGGCTCGCTGTGCGGCTACGCGAACCTCGTCTACGTCGGCGCGGGCGCGAACCTGCAGGGCGAAGGCACGCTGCGCAACGGGCTGATCGCGATGCTGCTGATCGTGCCGGTGTTCCTCTATCGCCACTACTGGCAGGATCGCGGCCGCTTCCCCGCGCAGATGCAGCGCGACATGGAACTCGAGGTGCCGAAGCGCGCGATGTGGCTGAGCCTGATGCCATATGCGGCGCTGGTCGGTGCAGCACTGACGATCGGCGTATCGTATTACTTCGCCTGGGTGAAATGA
- a CDS encoding LysR family transcriptional regulator, which yields MTTPSLRIRQIEAFRAVMQRHTVTRAARDLHISQPAVSRLIADLEDRVGFVLFERQQGRFTPTAQARVLYEEVERAFVGLDRVAQAAEQIRAMRRGTLRVAGSPAVALDLLPELVTRFSHAHPGVDITLLAHSASTVVDKVASGQCDVGLIAEPVPHPAVRTERLAEGAMCCIVPRGHRLARKRVVRPADLSGESFISFPPSFDARSAIDRLFVEAGVSRVLSIEAQLSQTIVAFVANGAGVALIDPVTAAFAGHRVAVKPFEPAVPDHFYLVTSASQPLSMLGDAFCVELRDAFTRMRDRRGE from the coding sequence ATGACCACGCCATCCCTGAGAATCCGGCAGATCGAAGCGTTCCGCGCGGTGATGCAACGCCATACCGTCACGCGCGCGGCGCGCGATCTGCATATCTCGCAGCCGGCCGTGAGCCGGCTGATCGCCGATCTCGAGGATCGCGTCGGCTTCGTGCTGTTCGAGCGCCAGCAGGGACGCTTCACGCCTACCGCGCAGGCGCGCGTGCTGTACGAGGAGGTCGAGCGCGCGTTCGTCGGGCTCGATCGCGTCGCGCAGGCCGCCGAGCAGATCCGCGCGATGCGGCGCGGCACGCTGCGCGTGGCCGGCTCGCCGGCCGTCGCGCTCGACCTGCTGCCGGAACTCGTCACGCGTTTCTCGCACGCGCATCCGGGCGTCGACATCACGCTGCTCGCGCACAGCGCGTCCACCGTGGTCGACAAGGTCGCGTCGGGCCAGTGCGACGTCGGCTTGATCGCGGAGCCGGTCCCGCATCCGGCGGTGCGCACCGAGCGTCTCGCGGAAGGCGCGATGTGCTGCATCGTGCCGCGCGGGCACCGGCTCGCGCGCAAGCGCGTGGTGCGGCCGGCCGATCTGAGCGGCGAGTCGTTCATCTCGTTTCCGCCGAGCTTCGACGCGCGCAGCGCGATCGACCGCTTGTTCGTCGAGGCCGGCGTGTCGCGCGTGCTGTCGATCGAGGCGCAGCTGTCGCAGACGATCGTCGCCTTCGTCGCGAACGGCGCCGGCGTCGCGCTGATCGATCCGGTGACGGCGGCCTTTGCCGGGCATCGCGTGGCCGTGAAGCCGTTCGAGCCGGCCGTGCCCGATCACTTCTATCTGGTGACGTCCGCGTCGCAGCCGCTGTCGATGCTCGGCGATGCATTCTGTGTGGAGTTGCGCGACGCCTTCACGCGGATGCGCGATCGACGCGGCGAATGA
- a CDS encoding MFS transporter, producing MTTPLPESAPPSPLPANLFRHAPFQRFWGTRVTSSLAFQILSVAIGWYVYTLTHSAFALGLVGLAQFVPMFALTLVVGQVADRYDRRRIATICQSVEALAAGVFLLGAARGWLTAPGVYALAALVGTARAFESPSVSSLLPAVVPRGDLPRATALSTSANQAAQILGPAFGGLLYGVGAPAAFGTSAVAFAIAAVLSGTIPLRSAPPAREPVTLRSVFSGIAFIRREPAILGALSLDLFAVLFGGATALLPIYARDILQVGPWGLGALRAAPAVGALAGTLWLTRFPLDVRPGRAMFGGVIAFGIATIVFGLSRHFALSLVALAALGASDVVSVVVRLSLVQLRTPDDMLGRVSAVNSLFIGTSNQLGEFESGVTAAWWGAPAAIVVGGTATIAVALAWMRLFPQLTGMKSLERDR from the coding sequence ATGACCACCCCGTTACCCGAATCCGCTCCGCCGTCGCCGCTACCGGCGAATCTGTTCCGTCATGCGCCGTTCCAGCGTTTCTGGGGGACGCGCGTGACGTCGTCCCTAGCGTTCCAGATCCTGTCGGTCGCGATCGGCTGGTACGTTTATACGCTCACGCACAGCGCGTTCGCGCTCGGCCTCGTCGGGCTTGCGCAGTTCGTGCCGATGTTCGCGCTGACGCTCGTCGTCGGGCAGGTGGCCGACCGCTACGACCGGCGGCGCATCGCGACGATCTGTCAGAGCGTCGAGGCGCTGGCTGCCGGCGTGTTCCTGCTCGGCGCGGCCCGCGGCTGGCTGACGGCGCCGGGCGTCTATGCGCTCGCCGCGCTCGTCGGCACCGCGCGCGCGTTCGAATCGCCGTCGGTGTCGTCGCTGCTGCCGGCCGTCGTGCCGCGCGGCGACCTGCCGCGCGCGACCGCGCTGTCCACCTCGGCCAACCAGGCCGCGCAGATTCTCGGGCCGGCGTTCGGCGGGCTGCTGTACGGCGTCGGCGCACCGGCCGCGTTCGGCACGAGCGCCGTCGCGTTCGCGATTGCCGCGGTGCTCAGCGGCACCATCCCGCTGCGCAGCGCGCCGCCCGCGCGCGAGCCGGTCACGCTGCGTTCGGTGTTCTCGGGCATCGCGTTCATCCGGCGCGAGCCGGCGATCCTCGGCGCGCTGTCGCTCGACCTGTTCGCCGTGCTGTTCGGCGGCGCGACTGCGCTGTTGCCGATCTATGCGCGCGACATCCTGCAGGTCGGGCCGTGGGGGCTCGGCGCGCTGCGCGCGGCGCCGGCCGTCGGCGCGCTCGCGGGCACGCTGTGGCTCACGCGCTTTCCGCTCGACGTGCGGCCGGGCCGCGCGATGTTCGGCGGCGTGATCGCGTTCGGCATCGCGACGATCGTGTTCGGTCTGTCGCGGCATTTCGCGCTGTCGCTCGTCGCGCTGGCGGCATTGGGCGCGTCGGACGTGGTGAGCGTCGTCGTGCGTCTGTCGCTCGTACAGCTGCGCACGCCGGACGACATGCTCGGGCGCGTGAGCGCGGTGAATTCGCTGTTCATCGGCACGTCGAACCAGCTCGGCGAATTCGAATCGGGCGTGACGGCCGCATGGTGGGGCGCGCCGGCGGCGATCGTCGTCGGCGGCACGGCGACGATCGCGGTCGCGCTCGCGTGGATGCGCCTGTTTCCTCAGCTGACCGGCATGAAGTCGCTCGAACGCGACCGGTGA
- a CDS encoding glycine betaine ABC transporter substrate-binding protein: protein MKLFGKLLYAGALSAMVALSASALADTKPTLKIGYVEGWDDSVATSNVAARIIEKKLGYQVQLVPVAAGVMWQGVARGDLDATLSAWLPVTHGSYWDQYKAKVVDLGANFNDAKIGLIVPAYVKAKSIDDLNAEKADFGGRIVGIDAGAGVMRKTDEAIKNYGLNYSLMPSSGSAMTAELARSVNANKPVIVTGWAPHWMFAKWKLRFLDDPKKVFGGAEHVDSVANPGLETKAKPVVAFLKKFQWKPGEIDSVMLAIQNGSKPDAAADAWIAAHADRVNAWTEGVQ, encoded by the coding sequence ATGAAGTTGTTCGGAAAACTGCTGTATGCCGGCGCGCTGTCGGCGATGGTGGCGCTGAGTGCGTCGGCGCTTGCCGACACGAAACCCACGCTGAAGATCGGCTATGTCGAAGGCTGGGACGACAGCGTCGCGACGTCGAACGTCGCCGCGCGCATCATCGAGAAGAAGCTGGGCTACCAGGTGCAGCTCGTGCCGGTCGCGGCCGGCGTGATGTGGCAGGGCGTCGCGCGCGGCGACCTCGACGCGACGCTGTCGGCGTGGCTGCCGGTCACGCACGGCTCGTACTGGGATCAGTACAAGGCCAAGGTCGTCGATCTCGGCGCGAACTTCAACGACGCGAAGATCGGCCTGATCGTGCCGGCCTACGTGAAGGCGAAGAGCATCGACGATCTGAATGCGGAGAAGGCCGACTTCGGCGGCCGCATCGTCGGGATCGACGCCGGTGCCGGCGTGATGCGCAAGACCGACGAGGCGATCAAGAACTACGGCCTCAACTATTCGCTGATGCCGAGCTCGGGCAGTGCGATGACGGCGGAGCTGGCGCGTTCGGTCAACGCGAACAAGCCGGTGATCGTCACCGGTTGGGCGCCGCACTGGATGTTCGCGAAGTGGAAGCTGCGCTTCCTCGACGATCCGAAGAAGGTGTTCGGCGGCGCGGAGCACGTCGACAGCGTCGCGAATCCGGGCCTCGAAACGAAGGCGAAGCCGGTGGTGGCGTTCCTGAAGAAATTCCAGTGGAAGCCGGGCGAAATCGACAGCGTGATGCTGGCGATCCAGAACGGCTCGAAGCCGGACGCCGCCGCCGATGCGTGGATCGCAGCCCATGCGGACCGCGTGAATGCATGGACGGAAGGCGTGCAGTAA
- a CDS encoding choline sulfate utilization transcriptional regulator, with product MSKPEPLPSMQALRAFESAARLASFTAAARELGSTQPAVSQQVFQLEAELGVPLFERSPRGVTLTTDGQCLYEAVRLSLDTLRGATATLRARREHGTLTIVTDFGFATYWLMPRLAGLKRVMPDVDVRVVTSQDFDAQRDHADIAILFGDGHWPSCTAARLFAESVTPVCSPAFRDAHPHVSRPEHLAALPLLHVQPTRPERWLSWSGWFDAHGLDAQAAARGVTFNSYALVIHAVLLGEGVALGWSPLVDELIAAGQLVKLVDAPVVTSRGYFLVRPPQRPEPDATHVFRRWLLDACAAA from the coding sequence ATGTCCAAACCCGAACCGTTACCGTCGATGCAGGCGCTGCGTGCGTTCGAATCGGCCGCGCGCCTCGCGAGCTTCACCGCCGCCGCACGCGAACTCGGTTCGACGCAGCCGGCCGTCAGCCAGCAGGTGTTCCAGCTCGAGGCCGAACTTGGCGTGCCGCTGTTCGAGCGCAGCCCGCGCGGCGTCACGCTGACGACCGACGGCCAGTGCCTGTACGAAGCCGTGCGGCTGAGCCTCGACACGCTGCGCGGCGCCACCGCGACGCTGCGCGCGCGCCGCGAGCACGGCACGCTGACGATCGTCACCGACTTCGGCTTCGCGACCTACTGGCTAATGCCGCGCCTCGCGGGCCTGAAGCGCGTGATGCCGGACGTCGACGTGCGGGTCGTCACGTCGCAGGACTTCGACGCGCAGCGCGATCACGCCGACATCGCGATCCTGTTCGGCGACGGCCACTGGCCGTCGTGTACGGCCGCGCGGCTCTTTGCCGAATCGGTCACGCCCGTCTGCTCGCCGGCGTTCCGCGACGCGCATCCGCACGTGTCGCGGCCCGAGCACCTCGCCGCGCTGCCGCTGCTGCACGTGCAGCCGACGCGCCCCGAGCGCTGGCTGTCATGGTCGGGTTGGTTCGACGCGCACGGGCTCGACGCGCAGGCCGCCGCGCGCGGTGTCACGTTCAACAGCTATGCGCTCGTGATCCACGCGGTGCTGCTCGGCGAAGGCGTCGCGCTCGGCTGGTCGCCGCTCGTCGACGAATTGATCGCGGCCGGCCAGCTCGTGAAGCTCGTCGACGCGCCGGTCGTCACATCGCGCGGCTATTTTCTGGTGCGGCCGCCGCAGCGGCCGGAGCCAGACGCGACGCACGTGTTCCGCCGCTGGCTGCTTGACGCGTGCGCAGCGGCGTGA
- the purU gene encoding formyltetrahydrofolate deformylase, whose product MTADSRPEQFVLTLSCASAAGQVAAVVGFLDRHRCYVDALNVFDDDLSNRFFVRCVFHPTNETLQIDALRHEFAPIAADLGSDLQWAIHDVNARPKVLIMVSKLEHCLADLLFRWRMGELKMDIVGIVSNHPDFEPLAAQHGLPFRHFPITPDTKAQQEAQWLDFFETSGAELVILARYMQVLSQETSAKLANRAINIHHSFLPGFKGAKPYHQAHARGVKLIGATAHFVTDDLDEGPIIEQVVERVDHALRPEQLLAVGRDVECITLARAVKAFIERRVFLNGDRTVVFP is encoded by the coding sequence ATGACCGCCGACTCACGTCCCGAACAATTCGTCCTGACGCTGTCGTGCGCGAGCGCGGCCGGCCAGGTCGCCGCCGTCGTCGGTTTTCTCGACCGCCATCGCTGCTATGTCGATGCGCTGAACGTGTTCGACGACGATCTCAGCAACCGCTTCTTCGTGCGCTGCGTGTTTCATCCGACCAATGAAACGCTGCAGATCGACGCGCTGCGCCACGAATTCGCGCCGATCGCGGCCGACCTCGGCAGCGACCTGCAGTGGGCGATCCACGACGTGAACGCGCGGCCGAAGGTGCTGATCATGGTATCGAAGCTCGAGCACTGCCTTGCAGACCTGCTGTTCCGCTGGCGGATGGGCGAGCTGAAGATGGACATCGTCGGCATCGTGTCGAATCATCCCGACTTCGAACCGCTCGCCGCGCAGCATGGGCTGCCGTTCCGGCACTTCCCGATCACGCCCGACACGAAGGCGCAGCAGGAAGCGCAGTGGCTCGACTTCTTCGAGACGAGCGGCGCCGAACTCGTGATCCTCGCGCGCTACATGCAGGTGCTGTCGCAGGAGACGAGCGCGAAGCTCGCGAACCGCGCGATCAACATCCACCATTCGTTCCTGCCCGGCTTCAAGGGCGCGAAGCCGTATCACCAGGCGCACGCGCGCGGCGTGAAGCTGATCGGCGCGACCGCGCACTTCGTCACCGACGATCTCGACGAAGGCCCGATCATCGAGCAGGTGGTCGAGCGCGTCGATCATGCGCTGCGTCCCGAACAACTGCTCGCGGTGGGCCGCGACGTCGAATGCATCACGCTCGCGCGTGCGGTGAAGGCGTTCATCGAGCGGCGCGTGTTTCTGAACGGCGACCGGACGGTGGTGTTTCCGTAA
- a CDS encoding porin, translated as MKQTKVAVAAALACAACIPTIGHAQSSVTLYGILDAGITWVNNTGGAHVFKFDDGVAYGNRFGLKGTEDLGGGLKAVFALESGFRLGTGQTTFGGAQFGRQAYVGLQNDWGTLSFGNQLDITNELVSIYNISAWGSGYAIHQGDFDRFNGDRLPNSVKFLSSDLSGFKFGAMYSFGNVAGNFHRDSAWSAGASFTKGDFSIGAAYTRLNNPHGIYAFDPYAMIGTHTFLGQQTVTVDPATGARTDLFADTPMNVDSQGTFGVGTSYTIGKLTLDANYSYTTIKGFGQSSHMQSYEGGGSYQFTPALSLIAGYQHTRFEGHHWNMGTAGLHYMLSKRTDVYISGDYLRASNGVDAVIGYSFTPSTTQTQADVRIGMRHSF; from the coding sequence ATGAAGCAAACGAAAGTTGCCGTAGCCGCCGCGCTCGCGTGCGCGGCCTGCATTCCCACCATCGGCCACGCGCAGAGCAGCGTGACGTTGTACGGGATCCTGGATGCGGGCATCACGTGGGTGAACAACACGGGCGGCGCGCACGTGTTCAAGTTCGACGACGGCGTCGCCTACGGCAACCGTTTCGGGCTCAAGGGCACCGAGGATCTGGGCGGCGGCCTGAAGGCGGTGTTCGCGCTCGAGAGCGGCTTCCGCCTCGGCACCGGCCAGACGACCTTCGGCGGCGCGCAATTCGGCCGCCAGGCTTATGTTGGATTGCAGAACGACTGGGGCACGCTGTCGTTCGGCAACCAGCTCGACATCACCAACGAGCTGGTGTCGATCTACAACATCTCAGCATGGGGCAGCGGCTACGCGATCCACCAGGGCGACTTCGACCGCTTCAACGGCGACCGCCTGCCGAACTCGGTGAAGTTCCTGTCGAGCGATCTCAGCGGCTTCAAGTTCGGCGCGATGTATTCGTTCGGCAACGTCGCGGGCAACTTCCACCGCGACAGCGCATGGAGCGCGGGCGCGAGCTTCACGAAGGGCGACTTCTCGATCGGCGCCGCGTACACGCGCCTGAACAACCCGCACGGCATCTACGCGTTCGACCCGTACGCGATGATCGGCACGCACACGTTCCTCGGCCAGCAGACCGTCACCGTCGACCCGGCGACCGGCGCGCGCACCGACCTGTTCGCGGACACGCCGATGAACGTCGACAGCCAGGGCACGTTCGGCGTCGGCACGAGCTACACGATCGGCAAGCTGACGCTCGACGCGAACTACTCGTACACGACGATCAAGGGCTTCGGCCAGTCGTCGCACATGCAGTCGTACGAAGGCGGCGGCTCGTACCAGTTCACCCCGGCGCTCAGCCTGATCGCGGGCTACCAGCACACGCGCTTCGAAGGCCACCACTGGAACATGGGCACGGCGGGCCTCCATTACATGCTGTCGAAGCGCACCGACGTCTACATCTCCGGCGATTACCTGCGCGCGTCGAACGGCGTCGATGCGGTGATCGGCTACAGCTTCACGCCGTCGACGACGCAGACCCAGGCCGACGTGCGGATCGGCATGCGGCATTCGTTCTGA
- a CDS encoding YbjQ family protein, translating into MTDLSRSADALTPERVTTAFDLPGHATVRSLGVAQGIVVRSRSIVGTFGAALQTLFGGNITLYTSLCEKAREQAFDKMLADARKLGANAIVAMRYDSTEIGSGVTEVICYGTAVCVTPDA; encoded by the coding sequence ATGACCGACCTTTCCCGCTCCGCCGATGCGCTCACGCCCGAACGCGTGACCACCGCCTTCGACCTGCCCGGCCACGCCACCGTGCGCTCGCTCGGCGTCGCGCAGGGGATCGTCGTGCGCTCGCGCTCGATCGTCGGCACGTTCGGCGCGGCGCTGCAGACGCTGTTCGGCGGCAACATCACGCTGTACACGTCGCTGTGCGAGAAGGCCCGCGAGCAGGCGTTCGACAAGATGCTCGCCGACGCGCGCAAGCTCGGCGCGAATGCGATCGTCGCGATGCGCTACGACTCGACCGAGATCGGCTCAGGCGTCACTGAAGTGATCTGCTACGGCACCGCGGTGTGCGTGACGCCCGATGCGTGA
- a CDS encoding NAD(P)/FAD-dependent oxidoreductase encodes MSTRGFDVVVAGGGLVGMALAWGIARAGKRVAVCDGDDIAFRAARGNFGLVWVQGKGGRCLPYARWSRESSERWHAFAAQLQRETGVNCGFERPGGIELFEHADELASATALLESLHRQDAALSYEVLDAAALRRRIPAASAALAGALWSPNDGHANPLYTLRAMLQAFVQSGGVYLPRNPVNEIRPRAGRFEIDTREGRLEAGRIVLAAGLDNARLAPMVDMHAPIAPLRGQIMVTERLTPFLDYPTLVVRQTPEGSVLLGDSAEDVGFDDGQTRAAMVDIARRARTAFPVLAHARIVRAWGALRIMTPDGLPVYEASTTHPGAFVAICHSGVTLAAAHADLVAPWIAGDAAPADLSAFNTARFAAPPEHRHV; translated from the coding sequence ATGAGCACACGCGGCTTCGACGTCGTCGTCGCCGGCGGCGGCCTCGTCGGCATGGCGCTCGCGTGGGGCATCGCACGCGCCGGCAAGCGCGTCGCCGTGTGCGACGGCGACGACATCGCGTTTCGCGCGGCCCGCGGCAACTTCGGGCTCGTCTGGGTGCAGGGCAAGGGCGGGCGCTGCCTGCCGTATGCGCGCTGGTCGCGCGAATCGTCGGAGCGCTGGCATGCCTTCGCGGCGCAGCTGCAGCGAGAAACCGGCGTGAACTGCGGTTTCGAACGCCCCGGCGGCATCGAACTGTTCGAGCACGCCGACGAACTCGCGAGCGCGACCGCGCTGCTCGAGTCGCTGCATCGGCAGGACGCGGCGCTGTCGTACGAAGTGCTCGATGCGGCCGCGCTGCGCAGACGGATCCCCGCGGCGTCCGCTGCGCTCGCCGGCGCGCTGTGGTCGCCGAACGACGGCCATGCGAATCCGCTCTATACGCTGCGCGCGATGCTGCAGGCGTTCGTGCAAAGCGGCGGCGTCTATCTGCCGCGCAACCCGGTGAACGAGATCCGTCCGCGTGCCGGGCGCTTCGAGATCGACACGCGCGAAGGCCGTCTCGAAGCCGGGCGCATCGTGCTCGCGGCCGGACTCGACAATGCACGCCTCGCGCCGATGGTCGACATGCACGCGCCGATCGCGCCGCTGCGCGGCCAGATCATGGTCACCGAACGGCTCACGCCGTTTCTCGACTATCCGACGCTGGTCGTGCGTCAGACGCCAGAAGGCTCGGTGCTGCTCGGCGATTCGGCGGAAGACGTCGGCTTCGACGACGGCCAGACACGTGCCGCGATGGTCGACATCGCACGCCGCGCACGCACCGCGTTTCCGGTGCTCGCGCATGCGCGCATCGTCCGCGCCTGGGGCGCGCTGCGCATCATGACGCCCGACGGGCTGCCCGTGTACGAAGCGTCGACTACGCATCCCGGCGCGTTCGTCGCGATCTGCCACAGCGGCGTGACGCTCGCGGCCGCGCATGCCGACCTCGTCGCGCCCTGGATCGCAGGCGACGCCGCACCGGCCGACCTGTCCGCCTTCAACACCGCGCGCTTCGCCGCGCCCCCGGAGCACCGGCATGTTTGA